A genomic segment from Equus quagga isolate Etosha38 unplaced genomic scaffold, UCLA_HA_Equagga_1.0 90241_RagTag, whole genome shotgun sequence encodes:
- the LOC124234560 gene encoding xanthine dehydrogenase/oxidase-like, whose protein sequence is MASSHAVVERMPQAAPGIKDRPATSGFHFSPGIEMKFKNRLFPLIVCPAWIPELNSVEHGEEGISFGASCPLSCVEKTLLDAVAQLPTYKTEVFRGVLEQLRWFAGKQVKSVAVSLCSGARN, encoded by the exons ATGGCGTCGTCCCACGCAGTGGTGGAAAGAATGCCGCAGGCTGCCCCGGGGATAAAGGACCGGCCTGCAACCTCAGGCTTCCATTTCTCTCCAGGCATCGAGATGAAGTTTAAGAACAGGCTGTTTCCTCTGATCGTGTGCCCAGCCTGGATCCCCGAGCTGAACTCAGTGGAGCATGGAGAGGAAG GTATCTCCTTTGGAGCCTCCTGCCCCCTGAGCTGTGTGGAAAAGACCCTGCTGGATGCAGTTGCCCAGCTTCCTACTTACAAAACAGAGGTGTTCAGAGGCGTCCTGGAGCAGCTGCGCTGGTTTGCTGGGAAGCAGGTCAAGTCTGTGGCCGTGAGTCTCTGTTCAGGGGCCCGTAAC